The window GCCAGGACACCGCCCATCAGCAGCGTCATGGCACTCAGCGTCAGCCAGACCCGCACATCCCGCAGCACGGCGAACTCGGCCCGGACACAAGGCGCTTCACGCCGCTCGTCGGCAGGTATGAACCGGCCGACGACTGCCGCCGCGACGGCTGACAGCGCGGCCAGTACCCACAACGGCCCGCGCCAGCCCGACAGCTGTCCGAGCCACGAGCCCAGCGGTACGCCGGCCACGGTGGCCACGGTCAGGCCCCCCATGAGCATGCCCAGGGCCCGTGACGTCGCTGCCGGACCTGCCGCGGTCGTCGCCACGACCGCGCCGACACACCAGAAGGTGCCTGTGGCCAGCGCGGTCACCACACGGGCCGCGAGCACCAGCGCGAAGGACGAGCTGAGCGCGGCGGCCAGGTGGCCGAGGGAGAAGACGACGAGTGCGAGGACCAGTGTGGAGCGCCGGGGCAGGCGCAGCGTCGCGATGGCCATCGCCGGTGCCCCGACGACCATGCCGACGGCGAACACGGTGATCAGCAGACCCGCGTGAGACACGCTGACGCCCAGATCGCCGGCGATCTCGGGGAGCAGGCCCGCGATGACGAATTCGGTGGTGCCCATGAGGAACGTTCCGGCGGACAGCACCAGGACGACGAAGGGCAGCCTGCGGCCACCGGGCGGGGATGACATGCGGTGGCACTCTCCTTGCGGGGCGGCGTGCGACCGCCGCGGGGTGGGGACGCCGAGAACATCGCATCGCACGGGCGTTCTGCGAGGGGGAGGAACCTCTCCCTGCTGCGTGACGGAACGGCGAGCGGCCGCATCCTCGGCAGCCGCCGCTTCACGGACAGAGAACCGCTGACGCGCTGTGCGGCGATTCGGACCCCCGGGAGGGAAGCGGCCGGTGGATCGGACCGGTGGCCTGTGACAGCGGCAGGCCCGTGCCCTGGCCGGTGTGGGCGATGATCTCCGCGGCGATGGACACCGCGGTCTCCTCGGGTGTGCGGGCCCCGATGTCGAGGCCGATCGGTGAGTGCAGTCTGGCGAGCTGTTCCGCGCGGACGTCGGCCTCCCGCAGGAGGCGAAGGCGTTCGGCGTGGGTGCGCCGGGACCCCATCGCACCGACATAGCCGACGGGCAGATCGAGCGCCAGGCGCAGCAGGGGAATGTCGAACTTGGCGTCGTGGGTGAGGACGCAGACAGCGGTGCGGGCGTCCACGTCGGTGCGCTCCAGGTAGCGGGGCGGCCAGTCGACGACGACCTCGTCCGCGTACGGGAAACGTGCGGTGGTGGCGAAGACGGGGCGGGCGTCGCAGACGGTGACGCGGTAGCCGAGGAAGGCCCCGGCCTGGCTGAGCGCGGCGGCGAAGTCGACGGCGCCGAAGACCAGCAGGCGCGGGCGGGACGCGTGGACGTGAACGAGGACGGTCAGAGGTTCGGGGCAGCCGTCGCCGTCCCCGCCGACCGTGACGCGGGCGGTCCGCCCGGATCGCAACAGGGCCGTGGCTTCTTCCGCCACCAGCCGGTCCGCCGCTCCGTCGGCCAGCGTGCCGTAGGTGACGCTGCCGCCGGCGAGGACGCTCAGGGTCGAGCCGAGGAGGTCGCGGGGGCCGTCCACGACCTGTGCCACGGCGGCGGGCCGTCCCTGGACGACATCGCAGAGGGCCGCGGCGAGGTGGGGCTGGGCCGCTGGATCCATGTGCTGGACGAGGACGTCGAGTTCTCCGCCGCAGGTCAGGCCGACGGCGAAGGCGTCGTCGTCGGAGTAGCCGAACCAGGCCCGCTGGGGGGCGCCCCCGTCGCGCAGCACCTGCCGGCACAGGTCGTAGACGACGCCCTCGACGCAGCCGCCGGAGATACTGCCGACCGCGTTGCCGTCCGCGTCCACCGCCACCGACGTACCCGCGGGCAGCGGTGCGCTGCCGGTGACGTCGACGACGGTGGCCAGGGCGAAGGGGCGGGCCTCGAGGCACCAGCGGTGCAGTGTCTCCGCGATGTTCAGCATGAACGGGTCCTTCGTGCAGGGGGTGGCGTGGGCGGGCCGCCGCCGCGCCGCCGGGGAGCGTTGCTGCACGCGGCGGCGGCCCTGGAGGGTCCGGCAGCCGGGCCGGGGGACCGTCCCCAACTGCCGTGCAGGCGTGGGGACCCCCAGCCGGACGAGGAACGAGTGGCGCTGGGCCGCTCCGCAGTGGCCCGGGCCGCTCGACTCAGAGCAACGCCTCGGCAGTGATGGGCAGTTGACGGATGCGGCGGCCGGTGGCGTTGAAGACCGCGTTGCCGATCGCGGCCGCCACCCCCACCTGGACGACCTCGCCGAGTCCTTTGACCCCCAATGCGTTGCCCGCGTTGTCCTCGCCGTCCAGGTAGATCGCCTTCACCTCGGGGACATCGGCGTTGACCGGCACCAGGTAGTCGGCCAGGTTGGCGTTGACGATCCGGCCGTCGCGGTGGTCGGTGACCGTGTGCTCCAGCAGGGCCGTGCCGATGCCGCCCACGATGCCGCCGATGGCCTGACTGTCGGCGAGCTTGGGGCTGATGATGCGGCCCGCGTCGTACACACCGAGCATTCGCCGCACCCGCACCAGACCGAGCGTGGCGTCCACCGCGACCTCGGCGAAGGTCGCGTTGTAGGCGGCGTAGGACTCCCGCTCGGGAGCAGGCGGCCCGGTGTAGTCACCGCGGGCCTCCAGGTGGGAGCGGTCGTTACGGGCCAGCAGGCTTCGATAGGTCTCCCCGCGGGCCGGGTCGCCCTGCACATGGAGCCGGCCGCTCCGCACCACCACCCGGCCGGCGGCCACCCCGTACAGCGGCGACCTCTTGTCCTCGACTGCCAGCTTGATCGCCTGGCGTCGCACCTGGTCGCACGCGTCGACGACGGCGGAGCCGACACTGGCCATGGTCGCCGAGCCGCCGTGCGGCCCGGTCTGCGGATACAGCGAGTCGCCGAGCCGGAACGTGACGGCGCGCACGGTCAGTCCGAGCGCGTCCGCGGCGACCTGGGTCTGCGAGGTGTAGGTGCCCGGGCCCATGTCACTGGTGGCCGACTCGACCACCGCGGTTCCGTCGGCATCCAGACGAGCCCTGGCCTGCGCCGGGAAACGCCCGGGATCGTAGACCCCGGCAGCCATCCCCAGGCCGATCAGCCAGTCCCCGTCACGCGTCGAACGGGGCTTGGGGTTACGGCGGTTCCAGCCGAACTCCCGGGCACCGACCGTGTAGCACTCACGCAGCCGACGGGTGGAGAACGGCAGGTTCTTCCCCTCGTCCTCGGACGGTTCGTTGCGCCGGCGCAGCTCGATCGGGTCGATGCCGACCTTGTGCGCGAGCTCGTCCATGGCCGACTCGATCACGAACGACGCCGACGCGAAACCCGGCCCGCGCATCCAGATCGGAGTGTTCACGTCCAGCGGCACCGTCCGGTACGCCTGGCTGACGCCGGGCATGCTGTAGAGCATCTGCCCCGCGAGCATGACCCCCTCGGTGAACGTCTCGTACGAGGAGGTCTCGGCGTCGATCCGGTGGACCGCGGCGGCCAGCCGGCCGCGCCGGTCGCTGCCGAGGCGCAGCCGGTACTCGTAGGAGGGCCGGAAACCGGTGCCGAAGTACATCTGCCGACGGCTGAGCACCAGCTTGACCGGGCGCTTCGTCTCCCGCGCGGCCAGGGCGGCGACGATGGTGTGCGGCCAGCAGCGCAGCCCGCTGCCGAAGCCGCCGCCGACGAACGGGTTGATGACGCGCACCGCGTCCGCGGGCAGGTCGAACACTGCGGCGATCTCGTCGTGGGTGCCCATCACCCACTGCGTCTTGTCCCAGACGGTCAGCTTGTCCCCGTCCCATCGGGCGACGGTGGCGTGCGGCTCCATCGGGTTGTGATGGTTGCGGGCCAGCTGGTACGTCAGGTCGAGCTGTACCGCGGCGTCGCGCAGGCCGGATTCCGCGTCGCCGCGCGCGTAGTCCGTCGGCTCGTCCGGCTCGGCCTTGTGCAGGTCGGTCGACGGCCGCTCGGCGTCATAGCCGACCTCGACCAGGCTCGCACCGTGCTGGGCGGCCTCCAGGGTGGTGGCGACCACGACGGCCACCGGCTGACCGTGGAAGAGCACCCGGTCGTCCTGGAACACCCGCAGCCTGCGCCCGGGCATGTTGTTGGACCCGGCGTTGTCGCGGTACGGCAGCTTCGGCGCGTTGCCGTGGTGGATCACCCGCAGCACACCCGGATGCCTCTCGGCGGTGCGGGTCTCGATGGACCTGATGCGGCCACGGCCGATACTCGCGTCGACGATGACGGCGTGCACCGCCCCGTCCTCCTCGTGCTCGGCGGCGTAGCGTGCCGTGCCCGTGACCTTCAGCCGGCCGTCCACCCTCGACAGCGGCGCACCCACGGCGGCCTGCGGCTGAGGACTCACTTGGTACCTCCTACGATGCGCAGCTGACGTTCCACGGTCCGCCGGAGCAGCTCGACCTTGAACCGGTTGTGTGTGAGCGGGCGGGCCCCGTCCGCCGCCGTCCGGGCAGCGGCTGTCCACAGGGCCTCGGAGGGGCGCTCCCCGACGAGGTGTTCCTCGACCGCGGGCAGCTTCCACGGCACCGTGCCCACCCCACCGGCGGCGACCTTCGCCTCCCGGATCACCCCGCCGCGCACGTGCAGGGCGACGGCCGCCGAGGTCAGGGCGAACTCGTACGACTGCCGGTCACGCACCTTCAGATAGCCCGACCTCAGTGGACGGGCCAGAGCCGGGATCTCCACCGCCGTGATCAACTCGCCCTTCCTCAGGGCTTGTTCACGGTCGGGAGTGCTGCCGGGCCTGAGGAGGAAGCTGGCGAAGGGCACACGGCGCTCCCCGTCCGGGCCCAGCAGGTGCACGGTCGCCTCCAGCGCGGCGAACGCCACTGCGACATCCGAGGGGTGCGTGGCCACACAGCGGTCGGAGGTGCCGAGGATCGCGTGGGCGCGGTTGTGGCCCTCCCGCGCGGCACAACCCGAGCCCGGCTCACGCTTGTTGCAGGCGGCGGTCACGTCTCGGAAATAGGTGCACCGGGTGCGCTGCATGATGTTGCCGCCGATGGTGGCCATGTTCCGCAACTGGGCCGAGGCGCTCAGTTCCAGCGACTGCGAGATGACGGGATACAGGGCGCGCACCCGGGGGTGGGCGGCGGCCTCGGTCATGCTCACCAGCGCGCCGATGCGCAGACCACCGTGTGTGGTGGCCGTGACCGCGCGCATCGGCAGACCGGTGATGTCGACGAGGGTCTCGGGGCGCTCGACGGTCTCCCGCATCAGGTCGACCAGGGTGGTGCCGCCGGCGATGTAACGGCCGCCGCGGCGGCCCGAGTCGAGGGCTTCACGAGTGTCGGACGCCTTGGTGTACGTAAAGGGGTGCATGGTGGCCGCTCCTTACTTCCGGCCCGCGGTCTGTTCGACCGCGCGCACGATCTTCACGTAACAGCCGCAGCGGCAGATGTTGCCGCTCATCCACTCCCGGATCTCCTCCGGCGAACCGGTGTGGCCCTCCTGGATGCAGCCGACGCCGGACAGGATCTGGCCCGGTGTGCAGTAGCCGCACTGGAATGCGTCCTGCTCGATGAACGCCTTCTGGAGCGGGTGCAGTTGGTCACCGTCGGCCAGGCCCTCGATGGTGGTGACATCGGCACCTTCCAGCCGCACCGCGAGCGTCAGGCAGGAGTTGACCCGATGCTCGTCGACCAGGACCGTGCACGCGCCGCAGGCACCCGCGTTGCAGCCCTTCTTGGAGCCGGTCAGGCCGAAGTGTTCGCGCAGGAGATCCAGCAGCGAGGTGCGGTTGTCGACCGTCACCGTCCGCCGGGTGCCGTTCACCGTCAGGGAGACGCGGCTCGCGGGCGACGCCTCGGCGGCGGACGCCTCGCCCGGACCGGCGAGATCGGTCCCTGCGATCAGACCGCCTGCGACGACGACACCACCGACCGCGCTGGTGGTGGCGATGAACGTGCGCCGACTGGGGGCTGCTGGAGCGGACTCACCGGCTTCTGTGGGGAGTGCAACGGCCGGCTCGGGGGGTTCAGTGGGCATGGGTACGCCTTCGCGTCGCGGACGGATCATGCCGCGCACTGCGGCACGGCAGGAGGCGGGACCGGCGTCGCCGCGGGCCTGGACGACCGTGGGGATCACAGCCGCGGCCGGTCACGCCGGAAGTGTGGCACCGCCGGTGACCCTCGTGGCAGGGAGAGTTTTGTCCCCCGATGCTTCGCTCCCCCCGAGGCTGAGCCGTGGTGTGGTCATACGGGGGTGCCTCCGGCGGCGGCACGCAGGTGGGCGGTGTGAGTCGTCGGCGCCCGGTCCCACTCGCGCCGATCTGTCGATGCCGCACCCCTCGGCTCGTGGTCCGCTCCGAGCGGGTGTGCTGGCCGGCCCAGTGCTACGGCGAGGTGGGCAGGTGCGGGGAGCGGAGCACGAGGAGCGTGATCTCGCTGGGGGCGAGGACGCGGAACGGCGGGCCCCAGAAGCCGGTACCGCGGCTGGTGTAGAGGAGGGTGCGGGTGCCGTGGCGGCTGAGGCCGGCGAGGGCGGGCTGGTCGATGCGGACCAGGTGGTGGAAGGGCCAGATCTGGCCGCCGTGGGTGTGGCCGGAGAGCTGCAGGTCGATGCCGTCGGCTGCCGCCCGGTCGACGAACTTGGGCTGGTGTGCCAGGAGCAGGACGGGGTGGTCGGGGTCGGCGCCGTGCAAGGCTCCGGCGAGGTGGGCGCGGTGGCCCGCCAGGCCGGAGGACTCGGCGGTGACGTCGTCCACGCCGGCGACCACGAGGGTGTCGCCGCCGCGTTCGAGCAGCAGATGGCGGTTGCGCAGTGGCGCCCAGCCCAGCTCGTCCATCAGGTCGACCCAGCCCTGGGCCTCGCTGTAGTACTCGTGGTTGCCGGTGACGTACACGCGGGCCCGGGTGGCCCGCACGGTACCGAGTGGGAGGGCCTGGGCACGGCGGCGTTCGGCCGTGCCGTCCGCGATGTCGCCGGTGTGGCAGACCAGGTCGGCTTCCAGCGTGTTCACCGTCTCGCAGACCCGCTCCGACCAGCGAGTGCGATCGAGGGGGCCGTAGTGGGTGTCGGTGATGAGGACGACGCGGAGGCCGTCCAATCCGGCACCCAGCCGTGGGAGTTGCACGTCGAGTCGGCGCACGCGTGGCACGCGGCGGGCTTCGGCGTACCCCCAGGCGAGCAGTACGGCGGTTGTGCCGAGGACGGCCCATGTGACGATTCGGGCCCGGTCCTGACTCTCGCCGACGTCGGCCAAGGTCAGGGCGAGCCGCAACGGGACGCCGAGCAGAAGGGACCAGGCGAACAGAACCCAGCTGGCGCCCAGCAGGGTGTCACCGACGATCGCCGCCCGGTCCTGCTGGCGCCGGCCGTGTCCGCGCACCATCGCGAGCGGCATGCCGACGAGGCCGAGGGTGAACAGGGTGGTGCCGCCCAGGGAGACGGGCAGCGGCCAGTGCTGGCCGGTGTGCAGGAGCACCCAGCAGGGCACGGCCCACAGCAGGACGGGCGCGATCAGGGGGATGTAGCGCATCAGGCGGTGCAGTCGGCTCTGCCGCGGAGCCCCCGCTTCGCTGTCGGCGGGCCGGGTGTCGCTGGTGTCGGTCACGCTTCCCTCCCTGACCAGGCTGCCGTCTCGCGCACTGTATCCGGTCTCCCTGGGGCCGGCCGGACCGGTGTTCATGGGCGCGGCCCCTCGGAGCGAAGGGTTCTCTGCGGAACGGCAGGACTTTGCCGCAGACACCTTTTTCGGCATGAGCCGCGATCAGGGCACTACTGCCTGGCTGGTATCGCCGCCAGCGAAGCTTCCTGCCTGGTCCGCGACACCCACATCACCGAAGCCCGGCTCGTCCGTCGCGGCGCACCAGGCGACCCGGTGCGCCTGGACCGTTGGCAGGCGCCACCGGCGGTGGCACCGCGTTGCGGGACGGCCCTCGGGCCGGTGAGCGTTGCCCGCCCCCGCGCTCCGTCGCCGTATGAGCGCTGACGTGGTCGCGTGACCAGGCGGACTCGGCCTGCGCCGAGCCCGCCACGCCGGCTTCGCACGGGAGCCGGACCGGTGTCACGCCGTTAGCGCTGCAGTGTCAGCAGACCCGGGCGGTAGGGCCAGTGGCCGTACTCGCCACCGGAGTTGGGGCTGCGTCCCTGGTAGAGGAAC of the Streptomyces aurantiacus genome contains:
- a CDS encoding MFS transporter, whose product is MSSPPGGRRLPFVVLVLSAGTFLMGTTEFVIAGLLPEIAGDLGVSVSHAGLLITVFAVGMVVGAPAMAIATLRLPRRSTLVLALVVFSLGHLAAALSSSFALVLAARVVTALATGTFWCVGAVVATTAAGPAATSRALGMLMGGLTVATVAGVPLGSWLGQLSGWRGPLWVLAALSAVAAAVVGRFIPADERREAPCVRAEFAVLRDVRVWLTLSAMTLLMGGVLATYSYISPLLTERAGVPAEAVPMVLTGYGLGALLGTTVGGRLGDRRPLATLITSAATTTLVLLLLTLLSPSPVAAVILVTLMGTTGFAATPVLGALALRFSGSAPNLVSGLSGSAPNVGIAIGSWTAGIALTSPLRQAGPPLVGTVAAALTLVPLTALALMHATRAETPQPQPGTATDQAVGARAQDVG
- a CDS encoding XdhC family protein — translated: MLNIAETLHRWCLEARPFALATVVDVTGSAPLPAGTSVAVDADGNAVGSISGGCVEGVVYDLCRQVLRDGGAPQRAWFGYSDDDAFAVGLTCGGELDVLVQHMDPAAQPHLAAALCDVVQGRPAAVAQVVDGPRDLLGSTLSVLAGGSVTYGTLADGAADRLVAEEATALLRSGRTARVTVGGDGDGCPEPLTVLVHVHASRPRLLVFGAVDFAAALSQAGAFLGYRVTVCDARPVFATTARFPYADEVVVDWPPRYLERTDVDARTAVCVLTHDAKFDIPLLRLALDLPVGYVGAMGSRRTHAERLRLLREADVRAEQLARLHSPIGLDIGARTPEETAVSIAAEIIAHTGQGTGLPLSQATGPIHRPLPSRGSESPHSASAVLCP
- a CDS encoding xanthine dehydrogenase family protein molybdopterin-binding subunit, producing MSPQPQAAVGAPLSRVDGRLKVTGTARYAAEHEEDGAVHAVIVDASIGRGRIRSIETRTAERHPGVLRVIHHGNAPKLPYRDNAGSNNMPGRRLRVFQDDRVLFHGQPVAVVVATTLEAAQHGASLVEVGYDAERPSTDLHKAEPDEPTDYARGDAESGLRDAAVQLDLTYQLARNHHNPMEPHATVARWDGDKLTVWDKTQWVMGTHDEIAAVFDLPADAVRVINPFVGGGFGSGLRCWPHTIVAALAARETKRPVKLVLSRRQMYFGTGFRPSYEYRLRLGSDRRGRLAAAVHRIDAETSSYETFTEGVMLAGQMLYSMPGVSQAYRTVPLDVNTPIWMRGPGFASASFVIESAMDELAHKVGIDPIELRRRNEPSEDEGKNLPFSTRRLRECYTVGAREFGWNRRNPKPRSTRDGDWLIGLGMAAGVYDPGRFPAQARARLDADGTAVVESATSDMGPGTYTSQTQVAADALGLTVRAVTFRLGDSLYPQTGPHGGSATMASVGSAVVDACDQVRRQAIKLAVEDKRSPLYGVAAGRVVVRSGRLHVQGDPARGETYRSLLARNDRSHLEARGDYTGPPAPERESYAAYNATFAEVAVDATLGLVRVRRMLGVYDAGRIISPKLADSQAIGGIVGGIGTALLEHTVTDHRDGRIVNANLADYLVPVNADVPEVKAIYLDGEDNAGNALGVKGLGEVVQVGVAAAIGNAVFNATGRRIRQLPITAEALL
- a CDS encoding FAD binding domain-containing protein; the encoded protein is MHPFTYTKASDTREALDSGRRGGRYIAGGTTLVDLMRETVERPETLVDITGLPMRAVTATTHGGLRIGALVSMTEAAAHPRVRALYPVISQSLELSASAQLRNMATIGGNIMQRTRCTYFRDVTAACNKREPGSGCAAREGHNRAHAILGTSDRCVATHPSDVAVAFAALEATVHLLGPDGERRVPFASFLLRPGSTPDREQALRKGELITAVEIPALARPLRSGYLKVRDRQSYEFALTSAAVALHVRGGVIREAKVAAGGVGTVPWKLPAVEEHLVGERPSEALWTAAARTAADGARPLTHNRFKVELLRRTVERQLRIVGGTK
- a CDS encoding (2Fe-2S)-binding protein translates to MPTEPPEPAVALPTEAGESAPAAPSRRTFIATTSAVGGVVVAGGLIAGTDLAGPGEASAAEASPASRVSLTVNGTRRTVTVDNRTSLLDLLREHFGLTGSKKGCNAGACGACTVLVDEHRVNSCLTLAVRLEGADVTTIEGLADGDQLHPLQKAFIEQDAFQCGYCTPGQILSGVGCIQEGHTGSPEEIREWMSGNICRCGCYVKIVRAVEQTAGRK
- a CDS encoding metallophosphoesterase is translated as MTDTSDTRPADSEAGAPRQSRLHRLMRYIPLIAPVLLWAVPCWVLLHTGQHWPLPVSLGGTTLFTLGLVGMPLAMVRGHGRRQQDRAAIVGDTLLGASWVLFAWSLLLGVPLRLALTLADVGESQDRARIVTWAVLGTTAVLLAWGYAEARRVPRVRRLDVQLPRLGAGLDGLRVVLITDTHYGPLDRTRWSERVCETVNTLEADLVCHTGDIADGTAERRRAQALPLGTVRATRARVYVTGNHEYYSEAQGWVDLMDELGWAPLRNRHLLLERGGDTLVVAGVDDVTAESSGLAGHRAHLAGALHGADPDHPVLLLAHQPKFVDRAAADGIDLQLSGHTHGGQIWPFHHLVRIDQPALAGLSRHGTRTLLYTSRGTGFWGPPFRVLAPSEITLLVLRSPHLPTSP